The following proteins are co-located in the Haloplanus sp. HW8-1 genome:
- a CDS encoding tyrosine-type recombinase/integrase, translated as MSEQLSQVEQAIDAHHSYKSTQSENTAREYRRHIRRFVEYLAEQTNVAIDDCHSGHVEDFYQWMLNDQGYAPSSIRVAHAAISDFYEQVATYGEDGRRGFPKMDLGNDPTEHATPERIDGMHNSSKKEVEGGEKPLDHEEVRRLVDHVDSPTVRNELIVRLLYQTGIRRSELVRIKLSHIDRDSREITIYGKKVDEPRTVWYQPTLDSLLSMWLEADRNEVFYAEESEYLFPTRRGVRMSEQTVTDVVTEAAEKAGLQESVYENRGGQTVNRVGAHTLRKSYGVAFINDGGDISLLADLLGHEDIETTKENYLKYSDKDLRKSAQRHGPRL; from the coding sequence ATGTCTGAGCAACTATCTCAAGTCGAACAGGCAATTGACGCACACCATTCCTACAAATCCACTCAGTCAGAGAACACTGCAAGAGAATACCGTCGTCATATCCGTCGATTCGTAGAGTATCTTGCAGAACAGACAAACGTTGCTATAGACGACTGTCACAGTGGTCACGTCGAAGACTTCTACCAGTGGATGTTGAACGATCAGGGATATGCGCCGTCGTCTATCCGTGTTGCTCACGCTGCTATCTCAGACTTCTACGAACAGGTAGCGACATACGGGGAGGATGGACGTAGAGGATTCCCGAAAATGGATTTGGGCAATGATCCTACTGAACACGCCACTCCCGAACGAATTGATGGGATGCATAATTCGTCTAAGAAAGAGGTAGAGGGAGGCGAAAAGCCACTTGACCACGAAGAGGTGAGACGGCTGGTCGACCACGTGGATTCACCGACAGTCAGAAACGAACTGATTGTTCGACTGCTATATCAGACTGGTATCCGTCGCAGTGAACTGGTTCGGATTAAACTGTCTCATATCGACAGAGATAGCCGTGAGATAACGATCTACGGGAAGAAAGTGGACGAACCCCGAACAGTCTGGTATCAGCCAACACTGGATTCGTTACTATCCATGTGGCTTGAGGCTGATAGGAATGAAGTGTTCTATGCAGAGGAATCAGAATACCTCTTTCCGACTCGCAGAGGGGTTCGTATGTCCGAACAGACTGTTACGGACGTAGTTACTGAAGCCGCAGAGAAGGCTGGTTTACAGGAAAGTGTCTATGAGAACAGAGGTGGACAGACTGTTAACAGAGTCGGCGCACATACCTTGAGGAAATCCTACGGGGTTGCCTTCATCAACGATGGTGGTGACATTTCCCTACTTGCCGATCTACTGGGTCACGAAGATATTGAGACGACGAAGGAGAATTATCTGAAATACTCAGACAAGGATTTGAGAAAGTCGGCGCAACGGCATGGACCACGTCTCTGA